A genomic window from Abyssisolibacter fermentans includes:
- a CDS encoding BtrH N-terminal domain-containing protein, whose translation MEKIVNGFKPSGGKHCITTALKQVFEYYNYPLTEEMIFGIGSGLSFVYVNLKKSPMVSGRTKPFEFEKKLGERLDIEIKCKSSSKYKTAFDKTLKLLDDNNPVLIYVDMPYLDYLNLGEDNHFGGHAVVIFGYDNEAEKFYISDRDNSDNTIRTPNGYISKDYHLVDYKKVEKARSSNHRPFPSNNKYLSIKFNGYEKITSPIIFSAIKETCDNMLNAPAKLLGLNGIDKFSKEILKWSKFDKEKLKTAGITNYFQINADGGTGGGIFRKMYGNFLIQASEIIGNEKIKQLGSSYIEISKRWDAVGDLMWKLSETGANQLLQEMSDIIKEIHIKETTVLTKLQEIINLK comes from the coding sequence ATGGAGAAAATAGTTAACGGTTTCAAGCCAAGTGGGGGCAAACATTGTATAACAACTGCGTTAAAACAAGTATTTGAATATTACAACTATCCACTTACAGAAGAGATGATTTTTGGAATTGGTTCAGGATTATCATTTGTATATGTTAATCTAAAAAAATCACCAATGGTATCAGGAAGAACCAAACCTTTTGAATTTGAAAAAAAACTTGGTGAAAGGCTTGATATTGAAATAAAGTGTAAATCAAGTAGTAAATATAAAACTGCTTTTGATAAAACACTAAAACTATTAGATGATAATAACCCAGTTTTAATATATGTAGATATGCCTTATCTTGATTATTTGAATTTGGGTGAAGATAATCATTTTGGTGGACACGCAGTAGTTATTTTTGGTTATGATAATGAGGCAGAAAAGTTTTATATAAGTGATAGAGATAACTCTGACAATACTATTAGAACACCCAATGGTTATATATCTAAAGACTATCATTTAGTTGATTATAAGAAAGTAGAAAAGGCTCGAAGTAGTAATCATAGACCTTTCCCTTCAAACAACAAATATCTTTCAATAAAATTTAATGGCTATGAAAAAATAACATCACCTATTATTTTTTCAGCAATAAAAGAAACTTGTGATAATATGTTAAATGCTCCAGCAAAATTATTAGGTCTAAATGGTATTGATAAATTTTCTAAGGAGATTCTAAAATGGAGCAAATTTGATAAAGAAAAATTGAAAACAGCAGGAATTACAAACTATTTTCAAATTAATGCTGATGGTGGTACAGGTGGTGGTATTTTCAGAAAGATGTATGGTAATTTTCTAATACAGGCAAGTGAAATAATTGGTAATGAAAAAATAAAGCAATTAGGTTCTTCATATATTGAAATTTCAAAACGCTGGGATGCGGTTGGAGATTTGATGTGGAAATTATCAGAAACAGGAGCAAATCAATTACTACAAGAAATGTCTGATATAATAAAAGAAATACATATTAAAGAAACTACTGTATTAACTAAATTACAAGAAATAATTAACTTGAAATAA
- the polA gene encoding DNA polymerase I, whose product MPNKKMVLIDGNSLLHRAYYALPLLSTKDGIYTNGVYGFLTMYYKIIDDYDPTYMCVAFDRKAPTFRHKEYADYKAGRKKTPDELGQQFSLIREVLDCLGITFVEMDGFEADDIIGTLSRRYDEQGFEVLVVSGDKDLLQLATDNIKVLLTKKGVSTVEIYDTNAMLDRYGLTPVQFIDLKGLMGDQSDNIPGVPGVGEKTGIKLLKEYNTIEEIYENIDNIKAKKLKQNLKENKLQAFMSRRLAQIITNVPIETDIENLKIEQPDTDCLYDLYKKLKFKSLLKRIPNVDLENRTFKTEFKLVESIDIVDNIIDEIKDTKSFLFKFVVNDSNYLNGKIIAITIGLDNKSSYYIPFDDIDFDEVIAKLKPVFEDKTISKIGHNLKNDLLVLFRYDIDIKGLEFDTIIAQYLIDPSQKSYSLKTLADEYLEVDIKDDEELLGKGKNKKNYLDLSKDELCSYFSNKISIINKLEKVLREKLKELNMIDLFENIEMPLIEVLANMEHVGFKVDIDALKELGDEFQSRINQLTEEIYDISGEKFNINSPKQLGVVLFEKLELPVIKKTKTGYSTNAEVLDKLKGENEIIEKILEYRKLVKLKNTYVDGFIPLIDPKTHRIHSSFKQTITTTGRISSTEPNLQNIPIRTAEGRKIRKVFVCDENEKLVDADYSQIELRVLAHISGDEKLIEAFDNDEDIHTKTASEVFNVPKEEVTSLMRSRAKAVNFGIIYGISDFGLSRDLNIAKKEAKVYIDNYLENYKLVAKYMKDIIYIGKEDGFVTTILNRRRYLPELQAKNFIVRSSGERLAMNTPIQGSAADIIKIAMVNVYFELKKRKLKSRLILQVHDELIIEADENEIEEVKELLKNLMENAIDLSVPLKVDMQVGESWYETK is encoded by the coding sequence ATGCCAAATAAAAAAATGGTTTTAATAGACGGAAATAGTTTATTACATAGAGCTTACTATGCGTTACCACTTTTATCTACGAAAGATGGAATATATACAAATGGTGTTTATGGCTTTTTGACCATGTATTATAAAATAATAGATGATTACGATCCTACTTACATGTGTGTTGCATTTGATAGAAAAGCACCTACTTTTAGACATAAAGAATATGCAGATTATAAAGCTGGTAGAAAAAAAACTCCTGATGAATTAGGACAGCAATTTTCTCTTATAAGAGAAGTGCTTGATTGCTTAGGCATTACTTTTGTTGAGATGGATGGTTTTGAAGCTGATGATATTATTGGTACATTATCAAGGCGTTATGATGAGCAAGGCTTTGAAGTACTGGTTGTATCTGGAGATAAAGATTTACTACAGTTAGCAACTGATAACATTAAGGTTCTTCTTACCAAAAAAGGTGTAAGTACTGTTGAAATTTATGATACAAATGCCATGCTTGATAGATATGGCTTAACACCTGTGCAGTTTATAGATCTAAAAGGTCTAATGGGTGATCAATCTGACAATATACCTGGTGTTCCAGGTGTTGGAGAGAAAACAGGCATAAAGCTTTTGAAAGAGTATAATACCATAGAAGAAATATATGAGAATATTGATAATATTAAAGCTAAAAAATTAAAACAAAACCTAAAGGAAAATAAACTGCAAGCTTTCATGAGTAGAAGACTAGCACAAATTATAACCAATGTACCTATTGAAACAGATATTGAAAATCTTAAAATTGAACAACCAGATACAGATTGTTTATATGATTTATATAAAAAACTAAAGTTTAAATCCTTGTTGAAAAGAATACCTAATGTTGACTTAGAAAATAGGACATTCAAGACTGAATTTAAACTAGTTGAGTCAATAGATATTGTAGACAATATTATTGATGAAATAAAGGATACAAAGAGCTTTTTATTTAAATTTGTTGTTAATGACAGTAACTATTTAAATGGTAAAATAATAGCTATCACTATAGGTTTAGATAATAAATCATCTTATTATATACCTTTTGATGATATAGACTTTGACGAGGTTATTGCTAAGCTAAAACCTGTTTTTGAAGATAAAACTATAAGTAAGATAGGACATAATTTAAAAAATGACTTATTAGTGTTATTTAGATACGATATAGATATTAAAGGATTAGAATTTGACACTATCATAGCTCAGTATTTAATTGACCCATCTCAAAAATCCTATTCACTTAAAACATTAGCAGATGAATATTTAGAAGTGGATATAAAAGATGATGAAGAACTTTTGGGAAAGGGTAAAAATAAGAAAAACTATTTAGATTTGTCTAAAGATGAATTGTGCTCATATTTTAGTAACAAAATTTCTATTATTAATAAACTAGAAAAAGTTTTAAGAGAAAAATTAAAGGAACTCAATATGATTGATTTGTTTGAAAATATTGAAATGCCATTAATAGAAGTTTTAGCAAATATGGAGCATGTTGGATTTAAAGTAGATATAGATGCTTTGAAAGAGCTAGGAGATGAATTTCAATCTAGAATAAATCAATTAACTGAAGAAATATATGATATTTCAGGTGAGAAATTTAATATCAATTCACCAAAACAATTAGGTGTAGTATTATTTGAAAAATTAGAGCTTCCTGTAATAAAGAAAACTAAAACAGGGTATTCAACTAATGCTGAGGTTTTAGATAAATTAAAAGGTGAAAATGAAATTATTGAAAAAATATTGGAATATAGAAAGCTTGTAAAGCTTAAAAATACTTATGTAGATGGTTTTATACCTTTAATAGATCCTAAAACACATAGGATACATTCAAGCTTTAAACAGACAATCACAACAACTGGTAGAATTAGCAGTACAGAACCAAACCTTCAAAATATACCGATAAGAACAGCTGAAGGTAGAAAGATTAGAAAGGTTTTTGTTTGTGATGAAAATGAAAAGCTTGTAGATGCAGATTATTCACAGATTGAACTTAGAGTATTAGCACATATTTCTGGAGATGAAAAACTTATAGAAGCTTTTGATAATGATGAGGATATTCATACAAAAACAGCATCTGAGGTATTTAATGTTCCAAAAGAAGAAGTTACTTCATTAATGAGAAGTAGAGCAAAAGCTGTTAATTTTGGTATTATATACGGTATAAGTGACTTTGGTCTTTCAAGAGATTTAAATATTGCTAAAAAGGAAGCTAAGGTTTATATAGATAATTACCTTGAAAATTACAAATTGGTAGCTAAATATATGAAGGATATTATATATATAGGTAAAGAAGATGGATTTGTTACAACAATTTTAAATCGAAGAAGGTACCTACCAGAATTGCAGGCAAAGAATTTTATTGTTAGGTCTTCTGGAGAAAGGTTAGCAATGAATACACCTATTCAAGGAAGTGCAGCTGATATTATAAAAATTGCTATGGTAAACGTGTATTTTGAATTAAAGAAAAGAAAACTGAAATCAAGATTAATACTACAAGTACATGATGAATTAATTATAGAAGCTGATGAAAATGAAATAGAAGAAGTAAAAGAATTGTTAAAAAATCTCATGGAAAATGCAATAGACTTAAGTGTGCCATTGAAAGTAGATATGCAGGTTGGTGAAAGTTGGTATGAAACAAAATAA
- a CDS encoding ABC transporter substrate-binding protein, with the protein MKYKKTLATILIMILGLALFGCEKGVDLENNEDKQGSVEVSYEPEYGGNMNVPISNVKTFNPLINREKSLYHFYKLIYEALFEFDEDFNIKGQLCKTYQIENEGRLIRLTLRDDVYWHDGVKFTAKDVKFTLDAMRYSSREGLYNEILTDVFKPSKPSDIKQIMSANIINDYVIEIKLNRNYSNSLEALMFPILPMHQFTNKQSADRSDYDKAFNENYIKTPIGTGPYKFDKYEKLKYVGLSANDKWYKGKPYIQNISGIIVDSEETALSSFETGLVDLAFAVGIDWDKYLENKKVNIYEYTTNKYEFIGFNFNKEIFQGVKGQSLRKAIDYAINKQVIVDNVFLRHAKIADTPINPNSWLYDKDTNLLKYNINEARDILQKAGFKDTNDDGILEDTNGKKLQIRLLTNSYNQLRTEMADIIVNDLKEIGIEVIKDYNSSNNLSEQEIATQWERLNNKLSKREFDMVLLGWDLSLVPDLSFMLHSSQIDNGTNFISYNHIEMDNLLMQAFLAQDRETKRESYINIQKLISEDLPYVSLLFKNKAILVNNKIMGDIKPETFNLYYNIDKWFIPKKYQDIK; encoded by the coding sequence ATGAAATATAAAAAAACACTAGCAACCATCTTAATAATGATATTAGGTTTAGCTCTATTTGGGTGTGAAAAAGGTGTAGATTTAGAAAATAATGAAGATAAACAAGGTTCTGTAGAAGTTTCTTATGAACCTGAATACGGTGGAAATATGAATGTACCAATATCAAATGTAAAAACATTTAACCCACTAATTAATAGAGAAAAAAGCTTATATCATTTTTATAAGTTAATATATGAAGCACTATTTGAATTTGATGAAGATTTCAATATAAAAGGTCAATTATGTAAGACTTATCAAATTGAAAATGAGGGTAGATTGATTAGATTAACATTAAGAGATGATGTTTATTGGCATGATGGTGTTAAGTTTACAGCAAAAGATGTTAAATTTACGTTAGATGCTATGAGATATAGTTCTAGAGAAGGTTTATATAATGAAATACTTACAGATGTGTTTAAGCCCTCTAAGCCATCAGATATAAAGCAAATAATGAGTGCAAATATTATCAATGATTATGTTATAGAAATAAAATTAAATCGAAATTATTCTAATTCCTTAGAGGCTTTGATGTTCCCAATATTACCAATGCATCAATTTACTAATAAGCAAAGTGCAGATAGAAGTGATTATGACAAAGCTTTTAACGAAAATTATATAAAAACTCCTATTGGAACAGGTCCTTATAAGTTTGATAAATATGAGAAACTAAAATATGTAGGACTTTCAGCAAATGATAAATGGTATAAAGGTAAGCCATACATTCAAAATATAAGTGGAATAATAGTTGATAGCGAGGAGACAGCACTAAGTTCATTTGAGACAGGTTTAGTTGATTTAGCTTTTGCAGTAGGTATTGATTGGGATAAATACCTAGAAAATAAAAAAGTTAATATATATGAATATACTACAAATAAATATGAATTTATTGGTTTTAATTTTAATAAAGAAATTTTTCAAGGAGTTAAAGGTCAAAGTCTTAGAAAAGCAATTGATTATGCTATAAACAAACAAGTAATTGTGGATAATGTTTTTCTAAGGCATGCAAAAATTGCAGATACACCTATAAATCCAAACTCTTGGCTATATGATAAAGATACTAATTTGTTGAAGTATAATATTAATGAAGCAAGAGATATTTTGCAAAAAGCAGGTTTTAAAGATACAAATGATGATGGTATACTAGAAGATACAAATGGTAAAAAGCTTCAAATTAGACTGTTAACGAATTCTTATAATCAATTAAGAACTGAGATGGCAGATATAATTGTAAATGATTTAAAAGAAATTGGGATTGAAGTAATAAAAGATTATAATAGCTCGAACAATTTATCAGAGCAAGAAATAGCGACACAATGGGAAAGGTTAAATAATAAACTTTCAAAGCGTGAATTCGATATGGTATTATTAGGATGGGATTTATCACTAGTACCTGATTTGTCATTTATGTTACATTCTAGCCAAATCGATAATGGAACCAATTTTATTAGTTACAATCATATTGAAATGGATAATTTGTTAATGCAGGCTTTCTTAGCTCAAGATAGGGAAACTAAAAGAGAATCTTATATTAATATTCAAAAACTAATTTCAGAAGATTTACCTTATGTTAGTTTGTTGTTTAAGAACAAGGCTATTCTTGTAAATAATAAAATTATGGGAGATATCAAGCCAGAGACGTTCAATTTGTATTATAATATTGATAAGTGGTTTATTCCAAAAAAATATCAAGATATAAAATAA
- the coaE gene encoding dephospho-CoA kinase (Dephospho-CoA kinase (CoaE) performs the final step in coenzyme A biosynthesis.), with amino-acid sequence MKQNNNEITLIGITGGIGTGKSTVSNILRNKGYVIIDADIIAREALEVGKPGYDDVIDYFGADIITYDKSIDRRKLGEIVFNNNDLIKKLNDIVHPHVYNEIKHLIELNSKQNNIIFLDIPLLIEEKDKLYSNGIIMDHIWLVYADRETQLNRILKRDNLGKDEAISRINSQMSIEDKRKEADVIIENKGDLKELEHQIDDKLREILSIRR; translated from the coding sequence ATGAAACAAAATAATAATGAGATAACTTTAATAGGAATAACGGGTGGTATAGGCACTGGTAAAAGTACAGTGAGCAATATATTGAGAAACAAAGGTTATGTTATTATAGATGCAGATATAATAGCTAGAGAAGCGTTAGAAGTTGGAAAACCAGGATATGATGATGTTATCGATTATTTTGGCGCTGATATAATAACATATGATAAGAGTATAGATAGAAGAAAATTGGGAGAAATTGTTTTTAATAATAATGATCTGATAAAAAAATTAAATGATATTGTACACCCTCATGTGTATAATGAAATTAAACATTTAATAGAATTAAATTCAAAACAAAATAATATAATTTTCTTAGATATTCCTTTATTAATAGAGGAAAAAGATAAACTATATTCAAATGGTATAATAATGGATCATATATGGTTAGTATATGCAGATAGAGAAACTCAACTTAATAGAATATTGAAAAGAGATAATTTAGGTAAGGATGAAGCAATCTCAAGGATTAATTCGCAAATGTCAATTGAAGACAAAAGAAAAGAAGCTGATGTTATAATTGAGAATAAAGGAGATTTAAAAGAATTAGAACATCAAATTGATGATAAGCTTAGAGAAATATTAAGTATAAGGAGGTAG
- a CDS encoding lytic transglycosylase domain-containing protein, with the protein MAKAYRHLKFISILLCILIVFGLVNIKRIGRVVFPMKYQKQIYTYSNTYKVDPLLIASIIRAESSFLLRAKSHKGAIGLMQIMPKTGRWAAKEIGIKNYSDEKLYDEDINIIIGCWFVNKLSVEFDGNMDLVLAAYNAGSGNVNKWINDGKISIDNIENIPFVETKNYVKRISIYLKIYKFLYN; encoded by the coding sequence TTGGCTAAGGCTTATAGGCATTTGAAATTTATTTCTATACTATTATGTATATTAATTGTCTTTGGTTTAGTTAACATTAAAAGAATAGGCAGAGTAGTTTTTCCTATGAAATATCAAAAACAGATATATACATATTCAAATACTTATAAAGTAGATCCGTTGTTAATTGCTTCTATTATTAGAGCTGAAAGTAGTTTCTTACTGAGAGCAAAATCTCATAAGGGGGCTATTGGGTTAATGCAAATTATGCCCAAGACCGGAAGATGGGCTGCAAAAGAAATTGGTATCAAAAATTATAGTGATGAAAAATTGTATGATGAAGATATCAATATTATTATAGGTTGCTGGTTTGTTAATAAGCTTAGTGTTGAATTTGATGGCAACATGGATTTGGTATTAGCAGCTTATAACGCGGGAAGCGGCAACGTTAATAAATGGATTAATGATGGAAAAATAAGTATTGATAATATAGAGAATATACCTTTTGTAGAAACTAAGAATTATGTAAAAAGGATCAGTATATATTTGAAAATATATAAATTTTTATATAACTAA
- a CDS encoding SIMPL domain-containing protein codes for MKRSIIVAVLCFTLLCGFTLGTTGALNNTSLAEADVNTDDMGTLYVNGEGIVKIKPDVAYINLGVECENKVSQKAQEENAKKMAEVVKSLKEQGIKENDIKTISYDIRTLRYYNEKTHKSETTGYRVENVVQVTINNINNVGKVIDAVSENGANLIRNIRFGTTKQDEYYLQALKIAMDNAKGKANVLAESIGVVLKKPSKISENSYGGYTMIDANDSYRANSMKKFESIETSISSGELEIRANVNIEYKY; via the coding sequence GGCATTGAACAATACATCTTTAGCAGAGGCTGATGTAAATACTGATGATATGGGTACTTTGTACGTAAATGGAGAAGGTATTGTAAAAATCAAGCCTGATGTTGCATATATTAATTTAGGTGTTGAATGCGAAAATAAAGTTAGTCAAAAAGCTCAAGAAGAAAATGCAAAAAAAATGGCTGAAGTTGTAAAGTCTCTTAAGGAACAAGGAATAAAAGAAAATGATATAAAAACTATAAGTTATGATATTAGGACATTAAGATATTATAATGAAAAAACTCATAAAAGTGAAACAACAGGCTATAGAGTTGAAAATGTTGTTCAAGTTACAATAAACAATATAAACAACGTTGGTAAAGTAATAGATGCTGTATCAGAAAATGGAGCTAATTTAATTAGAAATATCAGATTTGGTACAACTAAACAAGATGAATATTACTTACAGGCATTAAAAATAGCTATGGACAATGCTAAGGGTAAAGCTAATGTATTAGCTGAATCTATTGGAGTAGTGCTTAAAAAGCCATCTAAAATATCAGAAAATTCATATGGCGGCTATACTATGATAGATGCGAATGATTCTTATAGAGCCAATTCTATGAAGAAATTTGAAAGTATTGAAACATCAATATCATCTGGAGAATTAGAAATAAGGGCTAACGTAAACATTGAATATAAATATTAA